In the Podospora pseudocomata strain CBS 415.72m chromosome 5, whole genome shotgun sequence genome, one interval contains:
- a CDS encoding hypothetical protein (EggNog:ENOG503PGHP): MISHSLTNLIFIRICIFLLEYALFIELSLLILTSLFFGPQPTSGSPTAIALKLFILTLCILEISSLLFLYLPHKERLLKSKAIYPSPPLTRSQRQALFQQCTANVPDWHRYLQLWFLNAPLTEIKRDNIRDFILWGFFDTDSTAPLTPEIEPEIDSYISHIETLSNRKFPPGRGNSTTALRLTFDPIQTRYRSIIWYLLVCAIDAFTHLTLYRNNFSHHRPYYPPPQTTATVVSPKIFHSFPPPVLSHLFPHRPPSPTNHLSYYLRPHRSPTHKPVIFLHGIGIGLYPYPPFLLSLPKEIGILILENLPFSSRLTCPPLSKTLFLQELSSILSHLPPCWEEFTLVTHSYGSVLATHILSDTTLSPRVTSLVLIDPVTILLHLPDVAYNFTRRQPAKANEWQLWYFASTDLGVGEGLGRYFFWRENILWREDLTTTTTQRRKVAVVLSGRDLIVDTGTVAKYLACEEGDWTKEKDHRWTTTTTTTTTTATATTDVQAKKIHKTRDGIEIIWFPELDHAQVFEQKRDYQLVAEVVESYSGHKKEDGK, translated from the coding sequence ATGATCAGCCACTCGCTTACCAACCTCATTTTCATCCGCATCTGCATTTTTCTCCTTGAATATGCCCTCTTCATCGAGCTCTCACTTCTCATTCTCACCTCACTCTTTTTCGGGCCTCAACCAACATCGGGCTCCCCCACAGCAATAGCCCTCAAACTATTCATCCTCACTCTCTGCATCCTCGAGatatcctccctcctcttcctctatCTCCCCCACAAAGAACGCCTGCTCAAAAGCAAGGCTATctacccctccccaccacttACCCGCTCTCAACGTCAAGCGCTCTTCCAACAATGCACCGCCAACGTCCCCGACTGGCACCGTTACCTCCAACTCTGGTTCCTCAACGCCCCCCTCACTGAGATAAAACGCGACAACATCCGTGACTTCATCCTCTGGGGCTTCTTCGACACCGACTCAACCGCCCCTCTCACCCCTGAAATCGAACCCGAAATCGACAGCTACATCTCCCACATCGAGACCCTTTCCAATCGTAAATTTCCTCCCGGCCGCGGCAACTCCACCACTGCGCTCCGCCTTACCTTTGATCCGATCCAAACCCGCTACAGAAGTATCATCTGGTATCTCCTCGTCTGTGCCATCGACGCCttcacccacctcaccctctaCCGAAACaacttctcccaccaccgcccctattacccccctccccaaaccacaGCAACTGTCGTCTCTCCCAAAATATTCcactccttcccacccccagtCCTatcccacctcttcccccaccgccccccctccccgacaaACCACCTCTCTTACTACCTCCGTCCTCACCGATCCCCAACCCACAAACCGGTAATCTTCCTGCACGGAATAGGCATAGGCCTCTACCCCTAcccacccttcctcctctccctccccaaggAAATCGGCATCCTCATCCTGGAAaacctccccttttcctcccgCTTAACATGCCCCCCATTGTCCaaaaccctcttcctccaagaactatcctccatcctctcccacttACCGCCCTGCTGGGAGGAATTCACCCTCGTAACCCACAGCTACGGCTCCGTCCTCGCAACCCACATCCTATCCGACACCACCCTCTCACCCCGCGTCACCAGCCTGGTGCTAATCGACCCCGTGACCATCCTGCTCCACCTCCCCGATGTGGCCTACAACTTCACCCGCCGCCAACCCGCCAAAGCAAACGAATGGCAGCTGTGGTACTTTGCCAGCACAGACCTCGGGGtaggggaggggttggggcggTATTTTTTCTGGAGGGAGAATATCCTCTGGAGGGAGGACTTgacgaccacgacgaccCAAAGGAGAAAAGTGGCGGTTGTGCTGAGCGGGAGGGATCTGATAGTTGATACCGGGACGGTGGCCAAGTACCTTGcttgtgaagagggggattggacaaaggaaaaggatCACAggtggacaacaacaacaacaacaacaacaacaacagcaacagcaacaactgACGTGCAAGCAAAAAAAATACACAAAACACGGGACGGGATAGAAATCATCTGGTTCCCCGAGCTAGACCACGCGCAGGTTTTTGAACAGAAAAGAGACTATCAACTTGTtgctgaggtggtggagagttATTCTGGTCACAAAAAGGAGGACGGAAAATAA
- a CDS encoding hypothetical protein (COG:S; EggNog:ENOG503P5WV), translated as MYIPDARELFHTMASLIPIVQEVLPMIMPASISVTRSADILPPSEHHTSGDQQADDRTDVSPKTVIPAAAPTPAPTPAPAAEGPRVISRDAIVGQAESMCATVLIVRPRSSSLIHHNGEQETIIYVTSGTGVLLAQPKDEDEQHPERHVLGKGDFAYIPAWLEHQAVNQSEVEDLVMVVVRSGSAPVEVNLRSWGGAEVKEGRS; from the exons ATGTACATCCCGGACGCGCGTGAACTATTCCACACGATGGCGTCCTTGATCCCAATCGTCCAGGAGGTCCTGCCCATGATCATGCCGGCATCCATATCTGTGACCAGATCCGCCGATATACTCCCCCCCTCGGAGCACCACACATCAGGTGACCAACAAGCCGATGACCGGACAGATGTATCCCCGAAAACGGTgataccagcagcagcgccgaCTCCAGCACCAACTCCAGCGCCAGCGGCAGAAGGGCCGCGGGTTATCAGCAGGGACGCCATAGTTGGGCAGGCGGAGAGCATGTGCGCGACAG TCCTCATTGTGAGGCCCCGATCATCCTCTTTAATACACCACAACGGAGAGCAAG AAACAATCATCTACGTGACATCCGGCACGGgtgtcctcctcgcccagccaaaagacgaagacgagcaGCACCCCGAACGCCACGTGCTCGGAAAGGGGGACTTTGCGTATATTCCTGCGTGGCTCGAGCACCAGGCTGTTAACCAgtcggaggtggaggatttggtgatggtggtggtgcggagCGGGTCGGCGCCTGTGGAGGTTAACTTGAGGAGTTGGGGCGGAgcggaggtgaaggaggggaggtcaTGA
- a CDS encoding hypothetical protein (EggNog:ENOG503P05D; COG:S) → MPAEMSHLEHDAAVVMGAAELSRLELLPPELVYSILSHLSPFDLVAVSATSRTLYTRASADHLWQALIQENVPGIQVRTPAPCRSFKALYRAHDPYWYLPKYKIWFADVNLTGRLIIVRYDPRRGCIEGYQLVAANRSRTFQPWEANRNVSIHHFDPVVQLHMDKTMIQLDAIDSADSLAFDSDSPAWARFNTINLRLVRSRTSSMEGNFSRSPSPASIAPPKPSRLLSERQMQNYTDSMYATIFHTRVLSSDEISFCASPKFPYGFIWPPPAIPSGHRVFGTAAKLSGGRHFKPETRPSSRSDLSDKAFVIKTWLATRIPGRAVYNMSVIADPLAVSMMNLPLAVRGDDAVDDAVDDDVSIRMQIGQELATYATLDPKLYTPTKEKPFRGIWVGDYSGHGCEFLLVTQPDDETPFDAESIQPREEESADEFEKRKHDETVYRGPLEAIKLTGDPNVPRGEVTFRVADLGERGLINICQYEPFEGVRIVKSQGHVGSTGFVNDSFIESQLLLISHDRLAQYWSEFGHVSFLQRVDIDGFLAPA, encoded by the exons ATGCCGGCTGAAATGAGCCATCTTGAACACGACGCCGCAGTAGTGATGGGAGCCGCAGAACTCTCCAGGCTGGAGCTGCTCCCCCCTGAGCTGGTATACAGCATCTtatctcacctctcacccTTTGACCTTGTCGCTGTCTCGGCGACATCACGCACCCTCTACACCCGTGCCAGCGCCGATCACCTCTGGCAAGCTCTGATTCAAGAAAACGTCCCTGGTATCCAAGTCAGGACTCCAGCACCATGCCGGAGCTTCAAAGCTCTCTACCGGGCCCATGATCCCTACTGGTACCTGCCAAAATACAAGATATGGTTCGCAGATgtcaacctcaccggcaGACTCATCATCGTCCGCTACGACCCCCGAAGGGGCTGCATCGAAGGCTACCAACTCGTCGCCGCAAACCGAAGTCGCACCTTTCAACCCTGGGAAGCCAACCGCAACGTCTCGATTCACCACTTTGACCCTGTCGTTCAACTTCACATGGACAAGACCATGATCCAGCTGGACGCCATCGACTCTGCCGACTCTCTTGCCTTCGACTCGGACAGTCCAGCTTGGGCCCgtttcaacaccatcaacctccgCCTTGTCCGTTCTCGCACCTCCTCGATGGAAGGCAACTTTTCTCgctcaccctccccagcttCAATCGCTCCGCCTAAACCCTCACGTCTCCTCTCCGAGCGTCAAATGCAGAATTACACTGACTCGATGTATGCAACCATCTTCCACACCCGCGTCCTTTCCTCCGACGAGATCTCCTTCTGCGCCTCCCCCAAGTTTCCCTACGGCTTCATCTGGCCaccccccgccatcccctcGGGCCACCGCGTCTTCGGAACAGCCGCCAAGCTCTCCGGTGGACGGCACTTCAAACCAGAGacccgcccctcctcccgttcCGATCTCTCCGACAAGGCCTTTGTGATCAAAACATGGCTTGCCACGCGCATCCCCGGCCGAGCTGTTTACAATATGTCCGTCATCGCAGATCCGTTAGCCGTAAGCATGATGAACCTGCCCCTTGCCGTGCGGGGAGACGACGCCGTAGACGACGCCGTAGACGACGACGTCTCAATCCGGATGCAGATAGGGCAGGAACTCGCTACTTATGCCACACTGGACCCGAAACTGTACACCccgacaaaagaaaagccgTTTAGGGGGATCTGGGTAGGGGATTACTCGGGTCACGGGTGTGAATTTCTTCTTGTCACGCAACCAGATGATGAGACGCCTTTTGATGCCGAGAGTATCCAACCCCGTGAGGAAGAGTCAGCcgacgagtttgagaagcGAAAACACGACGAAACTGTCTATCGTGGTCCGCTGGAGGCGATTAAACTTACGGGTGACCCTAACGTTCCCCGAGGGGAAGTAACCTTTCGAGTTGCGGACCTAGGAGAAAGGGGGCTCATCAATATCTGCCAATATGAACCgtttgagggggtgaggatTGTGAAGAGCCAGGGACATGTGGGCTCGACGGGATTTGTCAATG ATAGCTTTATTGAGTCGCAGTTGTTGCTGATCAGCCACGATAGGCTGGCGCAGTATTGGTCTGAGTTTGGCCATGTGAGTTTCCTTCAGAGGGTGGATATTGATGGGTTCTTGGCCCCAGCGTAG
- a CDS encoding hypothetical protein (EggNog:ENOG503NXF0; COG:C): MATRIPRIAITSLLNRSRPRRAPPINLRLLPRPLHTTSPPHHPKPPPKASHLASLLLTTSLLLTLPLLSKSETSSLDPSPSPSLPLYHLSEIHQSHGPTSPEPWVTLNNKVYNITSWLPAHPGGDIILRAAGGSLEPYWEIFTIHNSPHVKEILEEYLIGYIHPSDLGPDGKPPATSIEDPFVNDPVRDKRLITHTYKPRNAEPPNQELDKGFYTENGMFYVRHHMWVPEEDGGELVVELPDGEERRYTIGELKNRFKTERVTATLQCSGNRRNDMTRHAGKTNGLQWGVGAISNAVWEGVKLKDILKDAGLELEQQENEKDMHAWFVGREAYSASIPLPKATDQHGDVLLAWGMNGETLPRDHGFPLRVVVPGNVAARSVKWLRRIVISDEEATSQWQRRDYKSFGPNEGGKEDWDKAPSIQEMPVTSAITGVWVGECVKKVSWMPGGGIGSGERVNGGGRTIDMAATPQKVGFTPKPTSSDGNTPCPETTPDNEPIALQGYAYSGGGRKITRVDVSLDGGATWDQAQLVDDCSNPATPCYGNKSWGWTRWRYNGTLPVLSLPPTVPLPPALAKVGQDCEDGFGRSVSLMGQLPKKQCTTLIVKATDESYNTQPESHKGIYNVRGNLATAWHRVKICPECTKGNGGKGGLVWNTGETYGCGFRKEAEEVREGMRAASESTGNGK, from the coding sequence ATGGCGACACGCATCCCCCGAAtagccatcacctccctcctcaaccgtAGCCGGCCCCGACGCGCCCCCCCGATCAACCTCCGACTTCTCCCTCGACCGCtacacaccaccagcccaccccatcacccaaaaccaccccccaaagcctcccacctcgccagcctcctcctaaccacctccctcctcctcaccctccctctcctatCCAAATCcgaaacctcctccctcgacccttccccctccccctccctcccgctcTACCACCTCTCCGAAATCCACCAGTCTCACggccccacctcccccgaaCCATGGGtaaccctcaacaacaaagtcTACAACATCACCTCCTGGCTCCCCGCCCATCCAGGCGGGgacatcatcctccgcgCCGCCGGCGGCTCCCTAGAGCCCTACTGGGAAATTTTCACCATCCACAACTCCCCTCACGTCAAAGAGATCCTAGAAGAGTATCTAATCGGGTACATCCACCCCTCCGACCTCGGCCCAGACGGGAAACCACCCGCCACGAGCATCGAAGACCCATTCGTAAACGATCCGGTGCGGGACAAAAGACTTATAACGCACACTTACAAGCCTAGGAACGCGGAGCCGCCTAATCAGGAGCTGGATAAGGGGTTTTACACCGAGAATGGGATGTTTTATGTGCGGCATCATATGTGGGTTcctgaagaggatgggggggagttggtggtggagttgcctgatggggaggagaggaggtatACGATTGGGGAGCTGAAAAATAGATTTAAAACGGAGAGGGTTACGGCAACGTTGCAGTGCAGTGGAAACAGGAGGAATGACATGACGCGACACGCAGGGAAAACGAACGGGTTGCAGTGGGGGGTCGGCGCGATAAGTAACGCGGTTTGGGAGGGCGTGAAGCTGAAAGATATCCTAAAAGATGCTGGGCTCGAGTTGGAACAACAAGAGAACGAAAAGGATATGCACGCTTGGTTTGTCGGCAGGGAGGCTTACTCGGCCAGTATACCGCTCCCGAAAGCGACCGACCAACACGGGGACGTGCTGCTTGCGTGGGGGATGAACGGAGAAACACTCCCGAGGGATCACGGGTTCCCACtcagggtggtggtgccggggAATGTGGCTGCCAGGAGCGTAAAGTGGCTGCGCAGGATTGTCAtctcggacgaggaggcgaCGAGTCAGTGGCAGAGGAGGGATTACAAGAGCTTTGGGCCGAACGAAGGGGGCAAGGAGGATTGGGACAAGGCGCCGAGCATACAGGAGATGCCGGTGACGAGCGCGATAACGGGGGTCTGGGTGGGGGAGTGTGTCAAGAAAGTTTCTTGGATGCCGGGGGGAGGTATTGGAagtggggagagggtgaatgggggggggagaacgATTGATATGGCGGCTACACCGCAAAAGGTGGGCTTCACCCCCAAACCGACCTCTTCTGACGGCAACACCCCCTGTCCGGAAACAACACCGGACAATGAACCCATTGCCCTCCAGGGATACGCCTACTCTGGCGGGGGCAGAAAAATCACGCGCGTTGATGTCtccctcgacggcggcgcGACGTGGGACCAGGCCCAGCTCGTGGACGACTGTTCCAACCCAGCCACGCCGTGCTATGGGAACAAGAGCTGGGGGTGGACAAGGTGGAGATACAACGGTACTcttcccgtcctctccctcccacccactGTCCCCTTACCCCCGGCCCTGGCAAAGGTTGGGCAGGACTGCGAGGATGGATTCGGCCGGTCGGTGAGCTTGATGGGACAGTTGCCTAAGAAGCAGTGCACCACGCTTATTGTCAAGGCCACGGACGAGAGTTACAATACCCAGCCGGAGAGCCACAAGGGGATATATAATGTCCGGGGCAACCTGGCGACGGCGTGGCATAGGGTAAAGATTTGTCCCGAGTGCACCAAGGGGAACGGGGGTAAGGGAGGGTTGGTGTGGAATACGGGGGAGACGTATGGGTGTGGGTTCaggaaggaggcggaagaggttagggaggggatgagggcTGCTTCTGAGAGTACTGGGAATGGCAAGTGA